The Jannaschia sp. GRR-S6-38 genomic interval TCGCCGACGCGACCGGGCTGATCTCGACGGGGTTCACCTTCTTCGCGATCTCGTCGCTCGCGATCCTGGGCTTCCTCTACCGGGTCGAGTTCGCGCAGGCGCTGCTCTTGCTGTTCCTGCCGATGATGGTGGTGGCCTTGCTGTCGCTGCAGACCGCGCGGCGGGTCGAGGGACTGGCGCCGCCGGACCTGGGCAACCTACTCGCCGCGCATCGTCGAAAGGTGCAGCTCGTCGGCATCCTGTCGATCTTCGTGACCTCGATGTGGGGCATGTGGACGAACCTCAACCAGTCCGTCCTGGGGGGCTGAGACCGGTTGACTCCGGGCCCCGCGCCGTTACCTGAGCGCGATGCCCGACAGCGTCGAAGCCCTGCCCCGCGCCCCTGAGCCGCTCCGCCCCCTTCCCGAGGGACATCTACGCGCGGGCGGCGCGCCCGAGGGCTACGACGCGCAGGTCGTCCTGCGCGAGCTGGATCGCGGCGGCCCGGTCGTCCACGTCGCCCGCGACGATAAGCGCGCCGAGGCCATGGCCGCAGCACTGCGCGCGCATCGCGCGGGCGTGCAGGTGCTGCGCCTGCCGGCCTGGGACGTGCTGCCCTACGACCGCGTCTCGCCGGCCGCCGAGATCAGCGCCACGCGCATGGCCACGCTGACCGCGCTGGCGCATGGGCTTTCGGGCCAGTTCGTCCTGCTGACCACGCTCTCGGCCCTGACCCAACGCATCCCGGCGCGCGCGACGCTCAAAGGCGCGGGCTTCGCCGCCCGGCTCGACCAGCGCATCGACGAGGCGGCGCTGCGCGACTTCCTCGTCCGCATGGGCTTCAGCCAGACCCCCACGGTGATGGAGCCGGGCGACTGGTCGCCCCGCGGCGGCATCATCGACATCTGGCCCCCGGGCCAGCCCGCGCCGGTGCGTCTCGATCTCTTCGGCGACACGCTGGACGGGCTGCGCCGCTTCGACCCGCTCAGCCAGCGCACCACCGACAAGCTGAAGGCAATCGAACTGGCACCGGTGTCCGAGGTGATCCTCGACGGCCCCTCGATCACCCGCTTCCGCCAGAACTACCGCATCGCCTTCGGCGCGGCGGGCACCGACGATCCGCTCTACGAGGCGGTCACCGCGGGCCGCAAGGCGCAAGGAATGGAGCATTGGCTCAGCTTCTTCCACGAGAGGCTGGAGACGCTGGCCGATTATCTGCCGGAGGCGAGCTTCGTCCTCGACGAGGCAAGCCCCGCCCACCATGCCGACCGCTGGGTGCAGATCACCGACATGTACGACGCGCGGCTCGACGCGATGAAGGCCCGCAGCCGGGTCGACAGCGTCTACAAGCCCGCGCCGCCCGACGGGCTCTACCTCTCGCCCGACGCGCTGGAGGAGGTGATGGAAGGCCGGCGCGTGCTGCACCTGTCCTCCTTCCCCGCCGCGCCGGGGCCCGGCGTGATCGACATGCAGGGCCGGGTCGGCCGCAATTTCGCGACCGAGCGGCAGATCGAGGATCTGAACCTCTTTCAGGCGCTGGCCGATTACATTGCGGAGAAGCGCGAGGAGGGCGGCGTGGTCGTCGCCAGCTATTCCGGCGGCGCGCGCGAACGGCTCGAGGGGCTGCTGCAGGATCAGGGCGTGACCGGGCTGAAGGCCGTGCGTCGGCTGGAGGAGGTCGCCCGCGGCGAGGTGGGCCTGATGATCTGGGCCCTCGATCGCGGCTTCGCGGGGCCCTACGACAAGCGCCGCCTGACGGTGATCTCGGAACAGGACGTGCTGGGCGAGCGGCTGATCCGCGGCAAGAAGAAGAAACGTCGGGCCGAGAATTACATCACCGAGGCGCAGACGCTGTCGCTGGGCGACCTCGTGGTACATGTCGATCACGGCGTGGGCCGCTTCACCGGCTTCGAGACAGTGACGGCGGCGGGCGCGCCGCATGAATGCCTGGCGCTGGAATATGCGGGCGGGGACCGGCTGTTCCTGCCGGTCGAGAATATCGAGCTGCTCAGCCGCTTCGGCGCCGAGGAGGCGATGCTCGACAAGCTGGGCAGCGGCGCCTGGCAGGCCCGCAAGGCCCGCCTGAAGGAACGCATCCGCCAGATCGCCGAGCGGCTGATGCGCATCGCGGCCGAACGCGCCATGCGCAAGGCCCCGGTGCTCGAGCCGCCGCGCGACATGGCGCACAGCTTCGCCGCCCGCTTCCCCTACGAGGAGACGGACGACCAGATGCAGGCCATCGAGGACGTCGCCGCCGACCTCAGCTCGGGCAACCCGATGGACCGGCTGGTCGTGGGCGACGTGGGCTTCGGCAAGACCGAGGTGGCGATGCGCGCGGCCTTCATCGCCGCGACCGCGGGGATGCAAGTCGCCGTCATCGCCCCCACGACGCTTCTGGCCCGGCAGCACGCGAAAAGCTTCGAGGAACGCTTCCGCGGCTTTCCCGTCAAGGTGCGGCAGCTGTCGCGCTTCGTGTCGTCGAAGCAGGCCGCCGAGACGCGCGCGGGCATCGCAGATGGCACGGTCGACATTGCCATCGGCACCCACGCGCTCCTGGCCAAGCAGGTGAAGTTCAAGGAGCTCGGCCTCCTGATCATCGACGAGGAGCAACATTTTGGCGTGACCCACAAGGAGCGCCTCAAGGAGATGCGCACCGATGTCCACGTGCTGACCCTCTCGGCCACGCCGATCCCGCGCACGCTGCAGATGTCGCTCACCGGCGTGCGCGACCTCAGCATCATCGGCACGCCGCCCGTCGACCGCCTCGCCATCCGCACCTACGTCTCCGAATTCGACGCAGTCACGGTGCGCGAGGCGCTGTTGCGCGAACACTACCGCGGCGGGCAGAGCTTCGTCGTCGTGCCCCGCATCGCGGATCTGAGCGAGATGGAGGCGTTCCTGCGCGAACAGCTCCCCGAGCTCAGCTATGTCATCGCCCACGGCCAACTCGCCGCGGGCGATCTCGACGAGCGGATGAACGCCTTCTACGACGGCAAGTATGACGTGCTGCTGTCCACCACGATCATCGAGTCGGGCATCGACATCCCCACCGCCAACACGATGGTCATCTGGCGCGCCGACATGTTCGGTCTCAGCCAACTCTACCAGATCCGCGGCCGGGTCGGCCGCTCGAAGACGCGGGCCTATGCCTATCTGACGACCAAGCCCAAGGCCAAGCTGACCCCCGCGGCCGAGCGGCGGCTGAAGGCGCTGGGCTCGATCGACGCGCTGGGCGCGGGGTTCAACATCGCCAGCCAGGATCTCGACCTGCGCGGCGGCGGCAATATCGTGGGCGAGGAGCAGTCGGGCCACATCAAGGAGGTCGGGTTCGAGCTGTACCAGACCATGCTGCAGGAAACGATCGACAAGCTGAAATCGGGTACCGCCGACCTGCCCGACGCGCTGTCCGACGACTGGTCGCCGCAGATCGCGCTGGGCGTCCCGGTCCTCATCCCCGAGGACTACGTCCCCGATCTCGACACGCGGCTGGGTCTCTACCGGCGGCTGTCCTCGCTCGAGCGCAAGGTCGAGCTGGAGGGCTTCGCCGCCGAGCTGATCGATCGCTTCGGGCCGCTGCCGCGCGAGGTGAACATCCTGATCCGGGTCGTGCGGATCAAGGCGCTGTGCAAGGCCGCGGGGATCGCGAAGCTGAACCTGGGCGACAAGGGCGCGACCGTGGAATTCCACGGCAACCGCTTCGCCCGGCCCGAGGGGCTGGTGGATTTCATCAAGTCGAAGAACGGCGCCGCCAAGATCAAGGGCGACAAGCTGGCGATCCAGCAGCCCTTCGCGGACGAGGGCGAACGGATCAAGGGCGCCTTCTCGATCGCCCGCGATCTGGCCGTCCATGCGGGCGCCGTGAAGGTGAAGGGCGAAGGCGGATGACCGCCCGCGCCCGCGGAGACTGAACGGTGGAGGCGCTGGAAATCGGGCCGCTCGACGCGCGCGACATCATCTACATGGTGACCGGCTTCGCGCTGTTCGGCCTGACGCTGCAGCCCGCGCTCGCGCGCTACAAGATCTTCAACCTGCCGCTTCTCTACGTGCTGATCGGGCTGGGCTTCGGCCTGTTCGGCACCGCGCTGCTCGATCCGCTGGGCACGTCGGTCGAGACCAAGGTGGTCGAGCACGCGGCCGAACTGATCGTGATTATCGCGCTCGCGGGCGCCGGGCTTGCCATCGACACGCCCGCCACCTGGCGCAGCTGGAACCCGACATGGCGGCTGTTGATCGTGGCGATGCCGTTGACCATCGCGGCGGTGGCCCTGATGGGCCATGGCTGGCTGGGCCTCGGCATTCCCGGCGCCCTGCTTCTGGCGGCGGCGTTGGCCCCGACCGACCCGGTGCTCGCCCGCTCGGTCCAGGTCGCGCCGCCGGGGCAGGACGAGGGCGTGATGGAGCTGGCCCTGACCGCCGAGGCGGGACTGAACGACGGGCTGGCCTTTCCCTTCGTCTGGCTGGCGATCCATGCCGCGACGCTGGGCGCGGCGCAGATGTTCGCGGGCGAGGCCTGGATCTGGGGCTGGCTGGGCTTCGACGTGCTCTACCGCGTGGCCGCGGGCGTGCTCGTGGGGCTGGGCACCGGATGGGCGCTCAGCCGGATCACCTTCTCGCGCTGGGGCGACGGCTCTCGCGGAGCGTGGAACGCGGTGGTGGTAATCCTCTCGGCGACGCTGATCTCTTATGGCGTGGCCGAGGCGGTGGACGGCTACGGCTTCCTCGCCGTCTTCCTCGCCACGCGCGCCGGCCGCTCGCGGACCCGCGGCACCGACGAGGAAGGCTACGAGAAATACGTCCATCACGGCGCCGAACAGCTCGAGGCGATCCTGCTCGCGCTGCTTCTGCTGTGGCTGGGCGTCTTCATCGGTTCGGGCGCGCTGGCCGGCGTGACGCTGGCCGAGATCGGCTTCGCGCTGGCGCTGATCCTGGTGGTCCGCCCGCTGGCGGGGCTGCTGGCGCTGGCCGGGATCGACTGCAAGGGGATCGAGCGGCGCAAGGTCGCCTTCTTCGGGATCCGCGGCATGGGATCGGTCTTCTATATCGCCTATGCCCAGACTCACGCGGATTTCGCCGATATCGACGCGGTCTGGCGCATCGCGACGCTGACAATCCTGGTCTCGATCGTGATCCACGGCTATGCCGCGAACCTGCTCCTGGAGGAGGCGGAATTCACCGAGACCCACCCCCACAAGCAAGGCGGCACCCCGGCCCGCGAAGGCGACTGAGCCCCCGGCCCCTAGCGCAGCTTCTGGCCCGCATGGGGTTCGACGAGGTCGGGCTCCTCCTCGCGCAGCGCCGTCGCCAGCCACAGGCCCACCCCCGCCGCCAGGCCCGCCCCGCCGACCAGCGGCACGGGCGTGCCGTCGAAGGCCAGCCCGATGGGCACCGCCACCGCCACGGCGAGGATCGTCGACACCGCCGAGATGACCGAGGCGGCCATGCCCGCGATATGCCCCATCGGCTGCATCGCGATGGCGTTCAGGTTGCCCACCGTCAGCCCCGCCAGCGCGAAGCTCGCGAACTGGAAGACGAAGAAGGCCGGGAAGCGCAGCACGTCCGGCAGGGCCCCGGTCGCCCAGCCGAGGACGAAGAGCGCCGAGAGCGCGAAATGCGCCCCAAGGGCCGAGCGCAGGATGACGAGCATCCCCAGCCGCCCCACGATCCGTGCGTTCAGGAAGCTGGCGCTGCCCGACAGGAGCGCGACGAGGCCGAACCAGAGCGGGAAGCTCTCGTTCTTGCCGAAGACGATGTCGTAGATCGGCTGCACGCTGGTGATGGTCGCGAAGAGCAGGCCGAAGACCAGCGTCTGCACCAGGATCGCCAGCCGGACGTTGCGATGGGCGAAGACCTCGCCGAAGGCCGCGCGCAGCGGGCCCAGCCGCAGCGGGCGCCGCCGCTCGGGCGCCAGCGTCTCGGGCTGGCGGATCGCCAGCCAGCCGCCCGAGATCAGCGAGAAGACCACGAAGGCCGCGAAGACCCCGCGCCAGCCGTAGCCCGCGATGATGAGCGAGCCGATCAGCGGCGCGATGGCGGGCACCAGCGTGAAGGTCATCATCACGAAACTCGCGACCCGCGCCATGCCCCTTCCGGCATAGAGATCGCGGATCATCGCCTGCGCCGCCACCCGCGGCCCGGCCGCGCCCAGCCCCTGCACCACGCGCGCCAGGAGGATCGCCTCCAGCGATTGCGCC includes:
- a CDS encoding MFS transporter; translation: MATARRLPLVEFVALMAMLSATIAFSIDAMLPGLPQIGAALSPDNPNAAQLVIVAFVFGMGFGTLFAGPMSDALGRKRVMLAGAALYCAGAAAAGLAQSLEAILLARVVQGLGAAGPRVAAQAMIRDLYAGRGMARVASFVMMTFTLVPAIAPLIGSLIIAGYGWRGVFAAFVVFSLISGGWLAIRQPETLAPERRRPLRLGPLRAAFGEVFAHRNVRLAILVQTLVFGLLFATITSVQPIYDIVFGKNESFPLWFGLVALLSGSASFLNARIVGRLGMLVILRSALGAHFALSALFVLGWATGALPDVLRFPAFFVFQFASFALAGLTVGNLNAIAMQPMGHIAGMAASVISAVSTILAVAVAVPIGLAFDGTPVPLVGGAGLAAGVGLWLATALREEEPDLVEPHAGQKLR
- a CDS encoding component of SufBCD complex, with translation MDFYFLQTALEVIDFRSFSNLWFWIMLAVLWSTASHWVVGVPFDMVRRAAKGHEPSLRDMHALANIQSRRLLFIADATGLISTGFTFFAISSLAILGFLYRVEFAQALLLLFLPMMVVALLSLQTARRVEGLAPPDLGNLLAAHRRKVQLVGILSIFVTSMWGMWTNLNQSVLGG
- a CDS encoding cation:proton antiporter, translated to MEALEIGPLDARDIIYMVTGFALFGLTLQPALARYKIFNLPLLYVLIGLGFGLFGTALLDPLGTSVETKVVEHAAELIVIIALAGAGLAIDTPATWRSWNPTWRLLIVAMPLTIAAVALMGHGWLGLGIPGALLLAAALAPTDPVLARSVQVAPPGQDEGVMELALTAEAGLNDGLAFPFVWLAIHAATLGAAQMFAGEAWIWGWLGFDVLYRVAAGVLVGLGTGWALSRITFSRWGDGSRGAWNAVVVILSATLISYGVAEAVDGYGFLAVFLATRAGRSRTRGTDEEGYEKYVHHGAEQLEAILLALLLLWLGVFIGSGALAGVTLAEIGFALALILVVRPLAGLLALAGIDCKGIERRKVAFFGIRGMGSVFYIAYAQTHADFADIDAVWRIATLTILVSIVIHGYAANLLLEEAEFTETHPHKQGGTPAREGD
- the mfd gene encoding transcription-repair coupling factor, producing MPDSVEALPRAPEPLRPLPEGHLRAGGAPEGYDAQVVLRELDRGGPVVHVARDDKRAEAMAAALRAHRAGVQVLRLPAWDVLPYDRVSPAAEISATRMATLTALAHGLSGQFVLLTTLSALTQRIPARATLKGAGFAARLDQRIDEAALRDFLVRMGFSQTPTVMEPGDWSPRGGIIDIWPPGQPAPVRLDLFGDTLDGLRRFDPLSQRTTDKLKAIELAPVSEVILDGPSITRFRQNYRIAFGAAGTDDPLYEAVTAGRKAQGMEHWLSFFHERLETLADYLPEASFVLDEASPAHHADRWVQITDMYDARLDAMKARSRVDSVYKPAPPDGLYLSPDALEEVMEGRRVLHLSSFPAAPGPGVIDMQGRVGRNFATERQIEDLNLFQALADYIAEKREEGGVVVASYSGGARERLEGLLQDQGVTGLKAVRRLEEVARGEVGLMIWALDRGFAGPYDKRRLTVISEQDVLGERLIRGKKKKRRAENYITEAQTLSLGDLVVHVDHGVGRFTGFETVTAAGAPHECLALEYAGGDRLFLPVENIELLSRFGAEEAMLDKLGSGAWQARKARLKERIRQIAERLMRIAAERAMRKAPVLEPPRDMAHSFAARFPYEETDDQMQAIEDVAADLSSGNPMDRLVVGDVGFGKTEVAMRAAFIAATAGMQVAVIAPTTLLARQHAKSFEERFRGFPVKVRQLSRFVSSKQAAETRAGIADGTVDIAIGTHALLAKQVKFKELGLLIIDEEQHFGVTHKERLKEMRTDVHVLTLSATPIPRTLQMSLTGVRDLSIIGTPPVDRLAIRTYVSEFDAVTVREALLREHYRGGQSFVVVPRIADLSEMEAFLREQLPELSYVIAHGQLAAGDLDERMNAFYDGKYDVLLSTTIIESGIDIPTANTMVIWRADMFGLSQLYQIRGRVGRSKTRAYAYLTTKPKAKLTPAAERRLKALGSIDALGAGFNIASQDLDLRGGGNIVGEEQSGHIKEVGFELYQTMLQETIDKLKSGTADLPDALSDDWSPQIALGVPVLIPEDYVPDLDTRLGLYRRLSSLERKVELEGFAAELIDRFGPLPREVNILIRVVRIKALCKAAGIAKLNLGDKGATVEFHGNRFARPEGLVDFIKSKNGAAKIKGDKLAIQQPFADEGERIKGAFSIARDLAVHAGAVKVKGEGG